A genomic segment from Salvia splendens isolate huo1 chromosome 13, SspV2, whole genome shotgun sequence encodes:
- the LOC121762714 gene encoding superoxide dismutase [Mn], mitochondrial-like, translating to MALRTLIARNPLRAAAPAASRGLQTFSLPDLSYDYGELEPAISAEIMQLHHQKHHQTYITNYNKALEQLDAAAAKGDASTVVKLQSAIKFNGGGHVNHSIFWKNLAPVRAGGGEPPHGSLHKAIDSNFGSFEALIQKMNAEGAAVQGSGWVWLGLDKEFKRLVVETTGNQDPLVTKGASLVPLLGIDVWEHAYYLQYKNVRPDYLKNIWNVINWKYASEVFDKESA from the exons ATGGCGCTCCGAACCCTAATCGCTAGAAATCCCCTGAGGGCGGCAGCTCCTGCCGCTTCTCGCGGCCTCCAGACATTCTCGTTGCCCGATCTGTCCTACGATTACGGCGAGCTGGAGCCCGCCATCAGCGCCGAGATCATGCAGCTGCACCACCAGAAGCACCACCAAACTTACATCACCAATTACAATAAGGCCCTTGAGCAGCTCGACGCCGCAGCAGCCAAGGGCGACGCCTCCACCGTCGTCAAGCTTCAGAGCGCTATCAAATTCAACGGAGGAG GTCATGTTAATCACTCAATTTTCTGGAAGAATCTTGCTCCTGTTCGT GCTGGTGGTGGTGAGCCTCCTCATGGTTCTTTGCATAAGGCCATCGACAGCAACTTTGGATCTTTTGAAGCTCTAATTCAGAAGATGAATGCAGAAGGTGCTGCTGTACAGGGTTCAGGATGGGTG TGGCTTGGTTTGGACAAAGAATTCAAGCGCCTAGTAGTTGAGACCACTGGAAATCAG GATCCACTGGTTACCAAAGGAGCTAGTTTGGTCCCTCTGCTTGGTATTGACGTCTGGGAACATGCATACTATTTGCAG TACAAGAACGTGAGGCCGGACTACTTGAAGAATATCTGGAATGTTATAAACTGGAAATATGCTAGTGAAGTTTTCGATAAAGAAAGTGCATGA
- the LOC121761810 gene encoding NPL4-like protein 2 — MMIRIRSRDGLERVSIDNPRATVAALKSGIESQLRVPVQAQILSTNQNLLLAKSQTDLTRFTDMIDPNTALTALNIGHGSIVYLAYEGERTVAGPAFHPSGSFGKKMTMDDLIAKQMRITHQENPHCELVSFDRDAANAFQQYVNESLAFAVKRGGFMYGTVSEEGKVEVDFIYEPPQQGTEENLILLRDLDEENLVEAIALGLGMRKVGFIFTQTVSQDKKDYTMSNSEVLQAVELQAEGDLKEWVTAVVKLEVSEDGSAAVHFEAFQMSDMCVRLFKEGWFERDLKEEIDPKLSRMTKDVVVGGKDTKDVDNDFFMVVVKIVDHQGPLSSTFPIENRIITVTMRALKNHLDRAKNLPFVKRISDFHLLLLLVRFLDVNSDVPALAGCVQTQSIVPEGYQILIESLAAAS; from the exons ATGATGATCAGAATCCGGAGCCGCGACGGTCTTGAGCGGGTCTCAATCGACAACCCTCGCGCCACCGTCGCTGCGCTCAAGTCCGGGATCGAATCCCAGCTCCGGGTTCCCGTGCAAGCCCAGATTCTCTCCACCAATCAAAATTTGCTTCTTGCGAAATCCCAAACCGATCTGACCCGGTTCACCGACATGATCGACCCGAACACCGCGCTGACCGCTCTCAACATCGGCCACGGCTCCATCGTGTATCTCGCCTACGAGGGCGAGCGGACGGTGGCGGGGCCGGCCTTCCACCCTTCGGGGTCGTTCGGGAAGAAGATGACGATGGACGATTTAATTGCCAAGCAGATGAGGATCACGCACCAGGAGAACCCCCATTGCGAGCTCGTCTCGTTCGATCGCGATGCCGCGAATGCTTTCCAGCAATACGTGAACGAAAGCTTGGCTTTTGCGGTGAAGCGTGGTGGTTTTATGTACGGGACGGTGTCGGAGGAGGGGAAGGTGGAGGTGGATTTCATCTATGAGCCGCCGCAGCAGGGCACGGAGGAGAATTTGATCCTTTTGAGGGACCTTGATGAGGAGAATCTGGTTGAGGCCATAGCTTTGGGGCTGGGGATGAGGAAGGTGGGGTTTATATTCACGCAGACGGTAAGTCAAGATAAGAAGGACTACACAATGTCGAATTCGGAGGTTTTGCAGGCAGTGGAGCTGCAGGCGGAGGGGGATTTGAAGGAGTGGGTGACTGCTGTGGTGAAGCTGGAGGTGAGTGAGGATGGGTCAGCAGCTGTGCATTTTGAGGCTTTTCAGATGAGTGATATGTGCGTGAGGTTGTTTAAAGAGGGTTGGTTTGAGCGGGATCTCAAAGAGGAGATTGATCCCAAGTTGTCGAGGATGACGAAGGACGTTGTGGTTGGAGGGAAGGACACCAAGGATGTTGATAATGACTTCTTCATGGTGGTTGTCAAGATTGTTGATCACCAG GGCCCACTTTCTTCAACATTTCCTATCGAGAACAGGATCATCACAGTGACAATGAGGGCGTTGAAGAACCATCTGGATCGGGCAAAGAATCTCCCCTTTGTGAAACGGATTTCGGACTTTCATCTGCTGCTGTTGCTCGTGAGGTTTCTAGACGTGAACTCCGACGTCCCAGCATTGGCAGGGTGTGTTCAGACACAGTCCATAGTGCCAGAAGGATACCAGATATTGATCGAGTCGCTGGCCGCTGCTTCTTAG
- the LOC121761809 gene encoding alpha-galactosidase 3-like, with translation MAKLANYYSMAVGILAAVVFANLISVSLSVRVLPLHPYLKGQDKPISNIYDTSNYGILQLNNGLGTTPQMGWNSWNFFACDINEKVIKETADALVTTGLAKLGYDYVNIDDCWSEMARDSKGQLVPDEKTFPSGIKALADYVHSKGLKLGIYSDAGAFTCQVRPGSIFHESDDAKLFAFWGVDYLKYDNCFNLGIPPKERYPPMRDALNATGRSIFYSLCDWGVDDPALWAGTVGNSWRTTDDIKDSWASMTTIADLNDKWAAYAGPGGWNDPDMLEVGNGGMTYEEYRAHFSIWALMKAPLLIGCDVRNITSETLEILSNEEVIAVNQDSLGVQGRKVYSYGPDNSYQVWAGPLSGQRLTVVLWNRGSKASSITVKWDVLGLESSISVSVRDLWKKECVSENSRASFSARVDAHSSEMYIFTPSTTYSSS, from the exons ATGGCTAAGCTTGCCAATTATTATTCAATGGCTGTGGGGATTCTTGCAGCAGTTgtttttgcaaatttgatttcaGTGTCACTTAGTGTAAGGGTGCTGCCTCTGCATCCTTACTTGAAGGGTCAAGACAAGCCAATTAGTAACATTTATGACACATCAAACTATGGGATTCTTCAGCTGAACAATGGTTTGGGCACAACTCCACAGATGGG ATGGAATAGCTGGAACTTTTTTGCTTGTGATATCAATGAAAAGGTTATCAAGGAAACAG CTGATGCACTTGTTACAACTGGATTGGCCAAGTTAGGTTATGATTACGTAAACATCG ATGATTGCTGGTCTGAAATGGCACGGGACTCTAAG GGTCAGCTAGTTCCGGATGAAAAAACTTTTCCATCTGGCATAAAAGCTCTTGCCGATTATGTGCACTCAAAGGGCCTGAAGCTAGGTATCTACTCGGATGCAGG GGCTTTCACCTGTCAAGTGCGACCTGGATCCATTTTTCATGAATCCGATGATGCCAAACTCTTTGCGTTTTGG GGTGTCGATTACTTGAAGTATGACAATTGTTTCAATCTGGGCATTCCTCCAAAAGAAAG GTATCCACCAATGCGTGATGCCCTGAATGCAACTGGCAGGTCGATATTCTACTCGCTTTGTGACTG GGGTGTGGATGACCCAGCCTTATGGGCTGGCACAGTCGGAAACAGTTGGCGGACAACTGACGACATCAAGGATTCGTGGGCAAG CATGACAACAATCGCTGATCTCAACGATAAGTGGGCAGCTTATGCGGGACCTGGCGGATGGAATG ACCCCGATATGTTGGAAGTTGGAAACGGTGGCATGACCTACGAGGAGTATCGAGCACATTTCAGCATCTGGGCTCTGATGAAG GCTCCGCTTTTGATAGGATGTGATGTTAGAAATATCACTTCAGAGACATTAGAAATTCTTAGTAACGAGGAGGTTATTGCTGTAAACCAAG ATTCACTAGGAGTTCAAGGAAGGAAAGTATATTCATATGGACCAGATAATTCTTATCAG GTGTGGGCAGGCCCACTCTCTGGTCAGCGTTTAACTGTCGTTCTATGGAATAGAGGTTCAAAAGCTTCGTCTATCACAGTTAAATGGGATGTACTTGGACTCGAGTCTTCCATCAGTGTCTCTGTTCGAGACTTATGGAAG AAAGAGTGTGTATCAGAGAACAGTAGGGCCTCTTTCAGTGCTCGAGTCGATGCTCACTCTTCTGAGATGTACATTTTCACCCCATCAACGACCTATTCGTCTAGTTAA